The proteins below are encoded in one region of Apium graveolens cultivar Ventura chromosome 4, ASM990537v1, whole genome shotgun sequence:
- the LOC141720257 gene encoding protein FAR1-RELATED SEQUENCE 5-like — translation MKHCGGKQCFKAGLDFRNETLRDIAMHRKHCALRNVSLLVVGLGVCTVPQCFIAAIAIKHCGRAFNAHTYLNLSRVYRKIFNDDEVIDVDSIEDKVNDPGKRKTHSDDDVGFGWKNHDVHGDSDDSNNSFNGDDDDKINDENFIGNMNDVVPCVGIMFDSLDEVESFYRGYGRSIGFEIIIRSSHKHSRNGGISSRLYICRKGGRLGPKPLEVEDRAKGKQPRDVIPRTCCRARMCVAHKVSSNKWKVTKVNLEHNHAMVTSDKVNFMQRSRNIDPFTRSLIELFNKSGIETPKVMNLLSETCGGIEKIGFSAQDLQNLIRDIRRRVFDSGDAECGLVLLRDFQKQSDGNFFYRVDVDEENRVRGLVWVDPRSLNAYKNFGDVVTFDSTYRTNRYDMPFIPITGVNHHYQNILFGFALIRDEKETTYRWVLKTWLEAVDNKPPITIITDPDIALSNAISEVMPNTNHTYCTWHISSKFPEKLSTLYTQYSEFKTDFNACIYKSLLPTEFEGRWEDLKEKYDLENHNWLNDMYAIRQQWVFAFMKQHFAAGMTTISRSESMNSFFYEYVKAVTGLKEFIENSQKALESQYLREVQADFDTEYK, via the exons atgaaacattgcggggGGAAGCAATGTTTCAAAGCGGGTCTTGACttccgcaatgaaacattgcgggaTATCGCCATGCACAGGAAACATTGCGCActccgcaatgtttcattgttGG TTGTTGGCTTGGGGGTTTGTACAgtgccgcaatgtttcattgcggccATCGCAATAAAACATTGTGGTCGTGCATTTAATGCACACACCTACCTTAATTTATCT AGGGTTTATCGTAAAATCTTTAATGATGATGAAGTAATAGATGTTGATAGTATTGAAGATAAAGTTAATGATCCGGGGAAGCGAAAAACGCATAGTGATGATGATGTTGGTTTCGGTTGGAAGAATCACGATGTTCACGGTGATTCTGATGATAGTAATAATTCTTTTAATGGCGATGATGATGATAAAATTAATGATGAAAATTTTATTGGAAATATGAATGATGTAGTTCCTTGTGTTGGTATAATGTTTGATTCGTTGGATGAAGTGGAAAGTTTTTATCGAGGTTATGGTCGAAGTATAGGGTTCGAGATAATTATTCGAAGTAGTCATAAGCATTCAAGAAATGGTGGTATATCGTCACGTTTGTATATATGTCGAAAGGGTGGAAGATTGGGCCCAAAACCCTTGGAAGTTGAAGATAGGGCTAAAGGAAAACAACCTCGAGATGTTATTCCTCGAACTTGTTGTCGTGCTCGTATGTGTGTTGCTCACAAAGTAAGCTCAAACAAATGGAAAGTAACCAAGGTCAACCTAGAGCACAATCATGCTATGGTTACATCGGATAAGGTAAATTTCATGCAAAGATCACGCAACATAGATCCGTTTACCCGATCTTTGATTGAGTTATTCAACAAATCGGGTATCGAGACCCCGAAAGTGATGAATTTACTTAGTGAGACGTGTGGTGGTATTGAAAAAATTGGTTTTTCCGCTCAAGACCTACAAAATCTAATACGTGACATTCGAAGACGGGTTTTTGATTCCGGTGATGCGGAGTGTGGATTGGTTTTGTTACGAGACTTCCAAAAACAAAGTGATGGAAATTTTTTCTACCGAGTGGATGTGGATGAGGAGAATCGGGTTAGGGGTTTGGTGTGGGTTGATCCTCGTTCGCTTAACGCGTACAAGAATTttggagatgtggtgactttcgACTCGACATATCGGACTAATAGGTATGACATGCCTTTTATTCCAATTACGGGAGTGAATCACCACTACCAAAATATTTTGTTTGGATTTGCACTTATAAGGGACGAGAAAGAGACTACTTATAGATGGGTTTTGAAGACTTGGTTGGAAGCGGTCGATAACAAGCCACCTATTACCATTATTACGGATCCAGACATCGCTTTAAGTAATGCCATTTCCGAGGTTATGCCTAACACCAACCATACATATTGTACGTGGCATATTAGTAGCAAGTTTCCCGAGAAACTATCTACTTTGTATACTCAATACTCGGAGTTCAAGACGGATTTTAATGCATGTATCTACAAGTCATTGTTACCAACGGAATTTGAAGGTAGGTGGGAGGACTTGAAagagaaatatgatcttgaaaatCACAATTGGCTAAATGATATGTATGCAATTAGACAGCAATGGGTTTTTGCTTTCATGAAACAACATTTTGCCGCCGGTATGACTACCATTTCAAGGAGCGAGTCTATGAATTCATTTTTTTATGAGTATGTGAAAGCGGTGACCGGTTtgaaagaattcattgagaattCACAAAAAGCTTTGGAGTCACAATATTTACGGGAGGTTCAAGCCGATTTTGACACCGA